Sequence from the Bos javanicus breed banteng chromosome 11, ARS-OSU_banteng_1.0, whole genome shotgun sequence genome:
GTCAGCTTCAGCCATGACTCCAAGCAGCTGGCCTCGGGTGGCTGGGACAAGAGGGTGATGCTTTGGGAGGTGCAGGTATGTGGAGGGGCAGCCAGAGGCCTGGGATCCCAAGAGGCCCTCCACACGGTCACCCTTTCCCAACCGGGAAAGGTTGTTCCATCTTCGCCACTGCCCGTACGCACACCTGGTGTTCCACTTCCTTGCATCTAGCTGCAGCCACCTCCCCAggtcccctcccacccacccttgTACCCCAACTCCTCTGCCATGAAGTGCTCCCTCTTCTGTCAAGGCCTTGGAAGCCCCTCCAACCCCTACGCAGCATGACACTACCCAGGCAGGCTTGCAGAGGGCCCGGGGTCTGACCCATCCGAGGTGGAGCTCTCCAAAGCTTAGGGCTCTCTCCTCCAGTCAGGCCAGGTGCTGCGTCACTTTGTGGGACACCGAGACTCTGTCCAGAGCAGTGACTTCGCACCCAGCTCAGACTGCCTGGTGAGCCATCTCTGCCCCGGCCCCAACAAGATGAGGCAACTGGGAGCCCACCCCCATTTCCATTTCCCCACTTGGGCCAGAGTGGTTAAAATCCCACACCTTGACTTAGCTCTTCTGAGTCTGTCccctctataaaatggggattctGCAGGTGCAATGGTGCCTGCTTCCTGTGGGCGTGGCCAGCTGAGGAAGCAGGCTCCACACTCAGGGCAGCTGTCTGCAGGCCACTGGCTCCTGGGATTCTACCATCCGCATGTGGGACCTCCGGGCAGGGACCCCTGGGATCTTCCACCAGGAGCTGGAGGGTCACAGAGGGAACATCAGCTGCCTGTGCTACTCACCATCTGGCCTACTGGTGAGCTGGGCTGCCTGAGTTCTGGGGTGGCTGCCAACTGCAATTCTGAGGGTCATGGGCCACTTGGGGGGCAGAGGATGCAGTCCCCAAACCTATATGCTTAGAGCTGTCTGCTGTCCAGGCATCTGGCTCCTGGGACAAGACCATTCACATCTGGAAGCCCTCAACACGAAGCCTGCTCATCCAGCTCAAGGGCCACATCACCTGGGTGAAGAGCATTGCTTTCTCCCCCGATGGGCAGCAGCTGGCCAGTGCTGGCTACTCCCACATGGTAACCCCTCCAGGCCTTCCTTCCTGCCAACTCCCACCTCACACCTTCCCTCCCAGAGCCCTCAGCAGGTCCAGAAATGCCCAGTTCCCTATCTGCCCTCAGTAAGCtaccaggggtagaacccagaTACCAACCACTTCTGTACCTAATGCCTGGCACTCATGTCTGCACTGGCCCAAGTATCACCGCTGCTGACATTTCTGACTCAATTTCAGGGCAAAGAATATACTGCACCGAATGTCTGTGTATTATGCAGCCCTTGTTAAACACACCTCACAGACAACAAAATTTTGTCAAAGACACCAGCCTGTAAGACTTCCCTACCCGTCACCTTTTTATTTCCAGGTCAAAGTCTGGGACTGCAATACAGGAAAGTGCACCGAGACTCTGAAGGTAAGGTCCGTGGCCGAAGCAAACAAGGGTGCAGTGGAAGGTCTGCTGGGGAGGCCTGCACCCCCAGAGCCCAATATTATGCTTTTGGCAGGGGGTTCTGAACGTGGCCCATGCCTGTGCCTTTATGCCAGATGGGAAACTCTTAGTGTCTGGAGCTGTTGATTAGACAAAATGTCAAGTCCACCACAGATCACCTTGACTTGCTCAAACCGAACATCACCATCTACAGCTCTCACACCTTCCACCCCTGCCTCTCCATGCCCAGGGGGCACAGGCCCAAAGTAACCATAATAGAGCACCCAACAGATCCCTATGGCCAGGGCAGCAAGCCTGCTGGAATCCATCGGGCACCTGGTAACCATAGCCACTTCCCCAACAACTGAAGCCCCTATAAACACAAAGCAATGCCAGCCAGTGGTCTGTCTGTTTTATTGACAGCTGGATGCTCAAGCCTTGACTGCGTACTTCCGGAGGGGGTACAGCCGCTCCTTCCGCTGCTGCTTCTTGGTCTTCAGGTTCTCTTCATGCTTGTTGAGTCGGCGGCGCATGGCACGTGTTTTCTTGGGCCGCAGATCCAGGGGCTTGTACTTCTTGCCCTGGGTGAGGGGAAGCAAGGGGAGCCTGAGGACTAGGGTTTGGGAGCACTGCAATACCTAAGGCACCCCGGAGGTTGGAAATGAGGTGCCAGGAAGTGACTTGAGGGAAGTGTGTGTCGGGGAGATGTCTGCCAGGTGCCTGTGGTGACAGTAACACTGAACACATGCATCTAAGGAGAAGATCTGGCATGGCCAAGGCCATCCTGCTATGAGGGGCAAAGTTCCTACCTCGGCTCCTGTTCTTGGGCCTTTAACAGGAGATGGATCATCTCTCCATCTCTGCTCTCACTCCACTTCCTCCCCTGTCAGTTTAGGTGAAGCCAGCTCTGATGGCCCCCTTTGTTCTGCCAAGGCCCCTTGGGGCCTCTTTCATTTGAAGCGCTGTCCTGTGTGCTGGCTTAGCCACAAATGAGACCTGCTCCCTGCTCAAGGAGGTCCCAGCCCACCAGAAAACAAGTGGTGCGCTGGTGTGGAGGAGCAAAGAGACTGAGGAAGGCTTCACCTCACAACTGACAACAGCCTCAAAAGCGAGAAACCAGAGTGGGCATGAAAGCCCTGCACAGTGACAGCTCAGGTTGGGAACTGCCAACAGCCTGGAGGGGTAGGCACAGGGCAGGTGGGTGTGGGGTTCAGGACATGAACAGCCTTGGGGCAGAAAACTGCAGGGAAAAAGCTacacaggagatgagggcaaGCTCTGGGGGAAACCTGAAAGTCTGCCCATCCACACCCCTCATACCGCTGATACAGGTCAGggcttcctgctttcaatctgcTAAGCACCTAGAGCTCTGCTTGTCCAAGAAAGTAGCCATAGCCACACACGCTGTTTACATCTTCCAGTCCCTATAACCATGTAAGTGCTTATAACCATGTAACAGGCACAGGGGACCAGAGGTTAATTTATCAAAAAGTGCTGATACAGAGACCTCATCTCTACCTCCTGGAGCCCTGCCTGGCTTGTATGATGGAGTGTACTCACTGGATGGTCATGGAGGCAGTTCTTCCAGGCCATACCTCTACACGGTTCCCTCAGAGCCTGATAAACGTTCCAGACCCAATTCACagaccccccccccacacacacaaacgtAAACATGTCCAGGGATGGCAACAAGCTCAGCACACAGTGGCAACTTTGACATGTCAAACCCTCCAGTCATTCAAACACTAATTGGGTGTTGATGTGAAACCATTTTGCAGTCAAAGCCCCCTAATCAGTAATCTTTAAGAGATTATAGAGTAATCTGGGTGGGCCTGCTTTAATCAGCCCAAAGGCCTTAAAGGCAGGGATGTGGCTTTCTCCAAGAAATCCCACTTGAGGGCAGCAGCTTCAACCAAATCTTTAGCTCTCCTTGCTCAGGATCCTCCCTTTGAGACAGAGGGCACCTCCTCCACAAACAAACAAGTCATTTCCTTGTAGTAAACCAAATGTGtgcatgaagtgaaagttgctcagttgtgtcgactctttgcgaccccatggactatacagttcatgtaattctccaggtcagaatgctggagtgggtagcctgtcccttctctagctgatcttctggacccaggaattgaaccagggtctcctgcactgcaggcagattctttactgagctatcagggaagccatgtgtGCGGACGCATTCTATAAAATCTCTCACTGGTTCAGCTTCATAGTTTAATACTAGTTTTAGGCACAAGCCCCAGAAAACAGTTGTTAAAAACTCTAGGCTGTGAGGGACAGGCACCTGTGGCAATCTCCTGGAAGCACTCAATCCACCCCCACCCTATGGGTTGGAATCTAAGCCCAATCACTCCATTTACTGCATGTCAGTGATGCCAGGCAACTTAACCCAAGTCTTGAGgtcctcatttgaaaaatgagaatgcCAGATACTTGGTGGTGACTGACACACCAAGACAAGTAAAAACATTTAAACAGTCAATCCTCATAGACTCCCCAAACTCACCCAGCTGGTGAGGTTTTATTCAAAATCCAACTCTATCCAGACTCCCACACCTTTGATTCCTTGACAACTGCAGCCACATGCTGTCTGCATGTCATATGCTAGAAGGCTCTAGAAAGCCCAGTCCCAAGCACCCCAGTGGGAGCTCACCATACCACCCTTCGGGCCTAGGGAGAGCTGGAATTTTGCTCCCTGTAGCCCAGCACCGTTATCCCTTCTCCACTAACCTTATAGAATTTCCTGAGGTTCTCTTTCTGAGTCTGGTTAATGACGGTCAGTACACGGGCGATGGATTTACGAACCACTCGGCTACAAAACAAGAGACAATCAATGAAGATGTGTAAGACACAAAGCACTCCCCAAGGTATCTATTTCAGGGCCTGACCAAGATGTCACAGGGCAGGGGCACTGCCCATCAGCTCACCCACATTGACCCAGGAGGTGCCTAACCCAGCCCAGGAGGGTGTTCTGGAGGCAAGAGAAACAATACATGAGCATCCTAGGAAAGGGGACATGAAGCAGCTGGCACAAACAGTGTTTTTGAAGAGCTGTGAAGTGTTCAGTGAGGCTTAATGAGGGGAAGTGAAGGACAGCCAGGAAAGACCTTTCATCCCTGGCTATATATCCTAAGGGCTACAAAAAAGACCTAAGCAATGTGGATCTGAATAAGCTCACTGGAGGACCTTACTCCTCAAGCTGGGCCACTGGGAGGGGACAAGgctgaaaacaagaaaaagctGGGGATAAGTGAAACATGTCCTCATGCTGAATGAGGGCTGATCAGTAAATGGCTGTAAACATCATTTTGATTCAGCATGCACCACCATAAGAAAATTACTGGGGGCCCATTTTATAGGAAAGGGGAAAAACATGGGTGGTGTGCCAACCTGCACATCAGGTACAATGTGGCAGAAGTGGAATTTATGCCCCAGCTGACTAACTCCGAACTTATGTTCCTTTCTCAAGTTTTGATTCTTGCCCCCCATACACCAGTAAGTTACACTACAACTAAAATAAGGGGTGCAAGGGATGCCTCAACCAAGTGAAAGAGGCTGAGGAAAAACATCAAGTGCTGGTGGGAGACAGAGGAATGGGGTCAATTAGTCACTCAAAGGAGGCATTAAAACGGGACGTCGGGGGCACTTAATTCTTCCTCTAGACAGTCAAGCCGTTACATCAGGAAAAAGGATCACAGGTCAAAAGCAACGGGTCACCACAGGCCTCGGCGTGAGAAAGAGGCACCTAAAGAGGCTGAACAGAAACGGCGCCACGTTCTGACCCACGGAGCCATGGAAAGGGCAGTTAAACGGCCAACTCCTTAAGCCCACTTCGAAACTCCCCTACGTGTGTCCCCGTACTCTGGCCGCCAGTTCACTTACATCTTGGAGAGTTTGGAAGCTGCGCCGCCTGTCACTTTAGCCACGCGCAGCTGGGACAGCTCCACCTTCAGGTCCTCCAGCTGTTTCAGCAGCTCCTCCTTCTTCTTGCCGCGAAGGTCTCGAGCCTTAATCTTGGCCTGCCCGACAGGGAAGGTCTGGGTCAAACACCTCCCCTTCACCTGTGTCGCAGCCCGCCCCTCGAGGCCGAGCGCCTTGCCCTGGGCCAAGAGCGCTCTGGAGACCCCAGAGTACCCGCCTCGGGCAGGGCAACCCAGACCCCAGGAGACGCGCCCTCGCCCAGTCCTGCTGCGAGGTTGGTCCCCTACTCCCATTCCGCAGACGGACAGACGGAGGCCCCGGGAGGGCGCGCGTACCTCTCGGGGCCCAGGCCTGAGGTGGGGGGAAGACTGAGGTGGCGCTAGGCCACTTCGCAACGCGTCCCACAGGTCAGGCTGGCAGATGGGTTCTCAGCTCTCGCTACACGCTCTCCATCCCGGCCCCTAAGCTCCACAGTACGCGGATGGCGGCCGATTCCCCACACTCACCATGGCTGTATAGTCTGCCTCCGCTGCCTTCtcggagggaaagaggaagaggcGGGGCTGACCTTCACAACTACTGCCGGGTGGCGGCGGGCGTGGTCAATAGAGGGGCGGCGGGGGAGCCCTGGCTCCGCCCCTACCATCCCGCGCGggcccagcctccccaccccacgCCTCGAGGAGCGCTTTGGTACCGCCCACTCAGCCCCCGCCCGCCCTGAGGAACCGAGTCCCCGCCCCGAGGAGCCGGAGTCCCGCCCTGCAATGAGCCTGTCTCTCTCTTGCGCGCTGAAAATTActttgttgtagttcagtcacaaagtcctatccgactctgcgaccccatgaagtgcagttACGGcactcttccctgtccttcactatctccccgagtttgctcactcatgttcactgaatcggtgatgctatccaaccatctcatcctttgacatccccttttcctcctaccctcaacctttcccagcatcagggccttttccagtgagtcggctcttcgcatcaggtggccaaatattgtagcttcagcttcagcatcagtccttccaatgaatattcagtgttgatttcctttaggattgactggtttgatcttgctgtccaagggactctcaagaatcttctctagcacaacaattcaaaagcatcagttctttggtgttcagccgtctttatggtccaactctcacatccatacatgactactggaaaaaccacagctttgactatatggacctttgtcgcaAAGTGagtgctctgctttttaatacgctgtctaggtttgtcttggctttcctttcaaggagcaagcatcttttaatttcataactgcagtcaccatccacagtgattttggagcccaagaaaataaaatctgtcactgcttccacttcacTCTTTCACTGCCATCAtaaaggctctttagctcttcttaactttctgccattagagtggtatcatcttcatatctgaggttgttgatgtttctcctggaaaATAACTTAGATTTGGTCTGTTTCCTACAGGGCAGTGGGGAAATTTCACCCTGGGGTGAGAGGCAACCTGTTTGACTAGTAAGACTGGAATTCATCCactcatttatttgttcttcattcattcatttgttcattcattcattcggtACGCTTTTGCAGGCTGCCCAGTCTGGGCTACTCCGAGCTGGGTGCCAGTGTTCTGGGTGGGTCCAGGGGATGAAGGTTGAGGGTTTTAGAAGATAAATTAACATGGCCTCTGCTTTGGAGGAATTTAAAGTCtatggtgggtggggaggggtggggtagACAGCTATAATGACAGCATGTGTTATTTAGGGGAAAAGGCATTCATGGCCTTTTGTTAGTGAACCTGACCGGGTTTCAAATTCTTACTCTGTTGCTTAGTGCCAGCTGACTCTCAGCAGATCCCTTCccctgaatctcagttttctcacctgtgaaatgtaGTGTTTAGGAAGATCAGGAAGATAACATGTAAAACTCTTTGCACAAGACCTGATGCATAACAACTGCTCAGTATTATTGATATTAATGTTCCCAGTTGAAATGAACACATAAATTGGCCCTGAAAGTTAAAGGGGGGACTTCATAAGGCAAAGTGCTCAGGCTTTCTGATTGAACAGTTGCATTTTGCCCCCAGCAGCAAGCATGAATCCATGCCCTAGTGTCACTCCACTACCATTAACAAAGGCACACCCACGTCTTAGAGCTCTATTTAAAGGCAGGTTGCCCCCTTGTTGCTGTCAGATgtcacctccaggaagccttctcccaCCCTCTTATGGGTTTCTGTTAATGAATCTTTAGCCTTGGAGTAAATTGGGACAAAACCTCCCCTTGTTGATCTCTGTGCAATCAAACCTCTCTAACCCCAAATATATTGAATTAGAATGAAATTTATATGTCTGCCCCCACATTCAACCTGGAAGTTCCCCAAGGAGCAGAACCATAGCTGACAACTGGTTTGGTTTCTCTCGCCTCCAGACCCAGCACATGGATACTTGTTGGATGAATTGAATTGAGCTTTGTCTCAGATCACAGTGAGGCAGGCTTCTAGGAAATGGAGGGAAGGGTGTAAGAGGAAGCAGAGGGCATTCTTGGCATGGATTAGTCATAAATGGAGGTTGAATGGGGCACAGGAACGTGGCTATCATATTTTCCAAATGCTTATAGTTCTATTAAAGTTAATAATTGTGTACAGCTTTTCTGAACTttatctattgttgttgttcaatcgctcagttgtgtccaattctttttgactccatggactgtgtctgtccttcactatctcccagtttgctcagactcatgttcattgagtcagtgataccatccaaccatctcctcctctttcGCCCCTTCTATGACTACCCTGTTTCTCTTACATGCCACATTCAACCCACCCCCAAATTCTATAGCTTCtgtcagtggctcagacagtaaagaatctgcttgcaatgcgggagaccttggttcgattcctgagttgggaagatcccctggaggaggcatggcaacccactccagtattcttgcctggagaatccctatggacagaggagcctggcaagctacagtccatggggtcgcaaagagtcggacacgactgagcaactaagcacagcacatcttcAAAATACCCAGCCTCTTCCCACCACCGTTATTGGCACCTGCTGGACATTGAGCCACCGTTGCCTGTCTCCTGGACCATTGTTGTCACCTCATAAATCACCTCCGTTTGCTCTGGTTTCCGTTCTCAGCAGAGCTGCCAAAGGGACCCTTTTCAAACTGAGTTAGATCATGTCTCTTCTCTGCCCAGAACTTCCAGGGCTGTCCTGAGTTAAGACCACATCCTTTTCTCACCTTCAAAGTCCTACAGCACCCGCCactcccccttccctcttccaCGTTGTCGTTTCTTCTCGTAGGTTAAGATTTCTTTGcatttcagaaagtgaaagtcgctcagtcctgtctgactctttgcaatcccatggactatacagtccatggaattctccaagccagaatactagagtgggtaggctttcccttctccaggggatcttcccaacccagggattgaacccaggtttttcgggcagattctttaccagctgagccacaagggaagccccatcttgTTTCTTCTTACTCTTCTGCTCCAGTATGGCCTTGCTTTTTCTGGAACACACCAAGCTTGCCCTGTGTTTGAGCCTTTGCTTGGCTCCATCCTTCAGATCCACTTCAGCATCACCTCCTCAGGGACATTTCTCTTAATCACTTTATCCAAGGTGCTCTCAGAaactgcatgttttttttttccccctcctcaaaATGCAGTCATCCCTGACATagtgtggatttttaaatttctgcctCACTGACTGGAAGGCAGATCCATGATCATAAACAgtgatattatttcatttactagTTTACTTGGGAGCTATTTCCTTACTTTTAAAATGAGCATTTCTGGTTTGAAATTCCTTCTGATCAGAATGTTCTGGGGATATAATTTCTGTTAGCTTGTTGCCTGCCTCGGTCACAGATTTCTTCCAAGGTATGGAACTGATAGGCAGGTCTCCCAAGACCCTTGAGACTTTTATTCAGCACCTGTTTCACTGTAGGAGTCTATCTTTAGCACCCAATATTAGGTAGCACCTAAGCTGGGCAATATTTTTTGATCTGTAGAGAGTTCAATGagaaatgtttgaaaaaatgaaaacccaCGCACATTTCATTAACTACTGGTCTTTATGAAAAGGAATACCATTATATAGAAACAAAGATCCAATGTAGTCTCAGGCTAAGGCTCActgtggcttccctcatagttcagttggtaaagaatccgcctgtaatgcaggagacccctggttcgatccctgggttaggaacatctcctggagaagggataggctacccactccagtattctggcctggagaattccatggactgtatagtccatgggtttgcaaagagtccacacaactgagcgactttcactttcactttgtggctcagctggtaaagaatcaccgccccccccccaccccccaccccgggcccAGGCAATGTGGGGAACCTGGGTTCgagccttgggttgggaagatcccctggagaagggaaaggctaccctggGATGGTGGgtgggagcctatcccttctggcctggagaattccatagacagtatagtccagggggtcgcaaagagtcggaaacgagaGCAAGAGCCCCTCAAGCAGCAGCCCAGGCACCTAATCTTGACACCACAAAGTTGTCCTTGACTCTGCCCtatttctccccacccccatttcccCCACTTCAGATTCTGCAGATTCCTTTTCTTCCAGGATATGCCTTTCCAGCCAGTCAAGATTTCTCAGTCCCCAGGACCTCGCCCTTCCTGCCAGGATGGTGGTCACAGGGTCATCCCCCTATCCCCGCCCCCTACACTGCGGGTCAAGGAGACTGCTACACACGCGGGACGCCGCACTCAAATCCAAATGTCTTCACTGTCTTGTCAGCACCCTCGATACATTTTAAACGTCTTGAAAGTCTCCCAGGCCATTAACAATAGGGTCACTACAACAATAAGGTCAGATGCAACCTCCTCTGAGCTCCTTGTGGTGGCGTCCTAAGGTCTTCAAATTCGAGACTTAGGCTCTCCCATTCAATCACTCTCGGGGCATAAGAACTACTACTCATCCCTCAGGCCTCAGCTCGAAGCTGTCTTCTCCCAGAAGCCTGCCAGCACTCGAcaggcagagcagggctccttctTCTGGAGGCCCCGTGCCCCCTCAGTCTGGGCAGAGATGACACCCGGAATCCGCGACTATGCCCGCCCTGGCCAGGGGTTCCTCGGGTGCAGGAGGGAAGCCGAAGAGTGCAGCTGTGGCATCTATGTGCTGGGCCTGCGGAGGATTGGCCGCCCGCTTCTCAGAAGGGTAAACTGAGATTCCATGAAGATTACTAGCCCCGCAGTGGTCCACAGGTTAGACTGCCAGGTCCGTCTCAGCGCTTCCCAAAGCGACGcaccccgcccctccctcccaccagaaCTTCCGGTTCCGGCGAGAACCGGAAGTGGGCGGGCGGCAGCGGCTGCGCgcggaggaggtggaggaggtgcCGGGCGGCCGCTTCCCGCCCCCGAGCCGGAGCCGGTTCTGAGCGGAGTAGAGTGGAGGTCTGCTCCGGAGCATAGCCGGTTCAGCGGGCGCTGAGTCCCCGCCATGGCCCGGAACACGCTGTCCTCGCGCTTCCGTCGGGTGGACATCGATGAATTTGATGAGAACAAATTCGTGGACGAgcaggaggaggcggcggcggcggcgggcgagCCAGGCCCGGACCCTAGCGAGGTGGACGGGCTCCTGCGGCAATATCCTTCCCCCGCGCGGCGGCCCGGGCTCCCCTGTGGCCCGGCCTTCCTACTTTCCTCATCCCTGGCTCTGGCCCCTCAGGCCGGCCTCTCCGCTCCTCTCACCCCAGGACCCCCCAGGTCAGTCTCCCAACTCCCGATCTGGCTCTCCTCGGGCAGGCATCCTCAGTTCCCTTTCATCTGGCCTCCCCACTCCCCTTGTCCTGGTCTCGGGCCCCCTTGTCCTGGTCCCGGGCCCCTGGACCCTCCCTCAGCAGTGCGGCCCCACGCGGCTcctggatcctggtgggctggctGGCTCGGCGGCCCCAAGAGCATGCCGGACGGACCTCCAGCCCCGCAGGCCCTTCATTGCCCCGGGAGGCCtcccctctttcctccctccGTCCCCTCAGGCTGGCCCTTGCCTGGGCTCCCGATCACTCCATCTCTCTCATGCAGGAAACCCGGCCTTACTCGGGCTTGATCGGCGGGAGGGGCCAAGGTGAGCCACCGCTGAGTAATTGAGAGGCCAGGGCGGCTCCCAGGCACAGT
This genomic interval carries:
- the WDR38 gene encoding WD repeat-containing protein 38; amino-acid sequence: MNSRPRGKLAVGRVKFFGRHRGEVNSSAFSPDGQRLLTASEDGCVYGWETQSGRLLWRLHGHKGPVRFCRFSPDGRLFASTSCDRTVRLWDAADAKCLQVLKGHQRSVETVSFSHDSKQLASGGWDKRVMLWEVQSGQVLRHFVGHRDSVQSSDFAPSSDCLATGSWDSTIRMWDLRAGTPGIFHQELEGHRGNISCLCYSPSGLLASGSWDKTIHIWKPSTRSLLIQLKGHITWVKSIAFSPDGQQLASAGYSHMVKVWDCNTGKCTETLKVRSVAEANKGAVEGLLGRPAPPEPNIMLLAGGSERGPCLCLYARWETLSVWSC
- the RPL35 gene encoding large ribosomal subunit protein uL29, yielding MAKIKARDLRGKKKEELLKQLEDLKVELSQLRVAKVTGGAASKLSKIRVVRKSIARVLTVINQTQKENLRKFYKGKKYKPLDLRPKKTRAMRRRLNKHEENLKTKKQQRKERLYPLRKYAVKA